In Hydrogenoanaerobacterium saccharovorans, one DNA window encodes the following:
- a CDS encoding uroporphyrinogen decarboxylase family protein, with protein MIFQPDFRNILDAAYNKEAKRLPLYEHKISPKKMEEITGKKFAELYQGNKSDINEFFRNYCGFYQQMGYDTVSFEELIGPAMPGSGALGEHVKGAIQDRTDFERYPWDGICDTYFEMYSKYFEALRNNMPAGMRAIGGIGYGIFECVQDLVGYEDLCYMAADDPELYEEMFHKVGDNNLKIWSRFLREFGDIYCVCRFGDDLGFKSTTLISADDIRSLIIPQYKRIVDEVHSYRKPFLLHSCGCIFDVMDDIIDQAGIDAKHSNEDQIARFPVWVERYGSRIGNFGGIDTDAVCRLGKAEMREYITDVVKKCKGHGGFAFGSGNSIPDYVPAQGYLNMVEIVRELRGDFQ; from the coding sequence ATGATTTTTCAGCCTGATTTTAGAAATATTTTAGACGCAGCTTACAACAAAGAGGCAAAACGGCTGCCGTTGTATGAACATAAAATTTCACCTAAAAAGATGGAAGAGATTACAGGCAAAAAATTTGCAGAACTGTATCAAGGCAATAAAAGTGATATCAATGAATTCTTTCGCAATTACTGCGGGTTTTATCAACAGATGGGGTACGATACGGTATCGTTCGAAGAACTTATCGGCCCTGCCATGCCGGGTAGCGGAGCACTGGGTGAACATGTAAAAGGCGCCATTCAAGACAGAACCGATTTTGAACGTTACCCGTGGGACGGAATTTGTGATACCTATTTTGAAATGTACTCCAAATATTTCGAGGCTCTGCGAAACAATATGCCGGCAGGTATGCGAGCCATCGGCGGTATTGGATACGGTATTTTTGAATGCGTGCAAGACCTCGTGGGATACGAAGATTTGTGTTATATGGCAGCGGATGACCCTGAGCTTTATGAGGAGATGTTTCATAAAGTAGGCGATAACAATTTAAAGATATGGTCGCGTTTTCTTAGGGAATTTGGTGATATTTACTGTGTTTGTCGTTTCGGCGATGACCTTGGATTTAAATCCACCACGCTTATTTCCGCAGATGACATCCGCAGTCTTATCATTCCCCAGTATAAGCGCATTGTTGATGAGGTGCATTCTTACCGCAAACCATTTTTGCTACACTCTTGCGGCTGTATTTTTGATGTAATGGATGATATCATTGACCAAGCAGGCATTGATGCCAAGCACTCCAACGAAGACCAAATTGCCCGCTTTCCAGTCTGGGTAGAGCGCTACGGCAGCCGTATCGGAAATTTTGGCGGTATTGACACCGATGCGGTGTGCCGCTTAGGTAAGGCAGAAATGCGGGAGTATATTACCGATGTAGTAAAAAAATGCAAGGGACATGGCGGGTTTGCTTTCGGTTCAGGCAATTCCATCCCCGATTATGTGCCTGCACAGGGCTACCTCAACATGGTAGAAATCGTTCGCGAATTGCGCGGTGATTTTCAATAA
- a CDS encoding uroporphyrinogen decarboxylase family protein has translation MTSKERVLRTLEFQNPDRIPVDLWVLPAAKMHYGSKLDEICSKHNRDIVSLVGPYDHGYTPEYYQLGTYIDPWGSEWTNIQAGIIGEVKNPVFSDYDKLDGYTAPIEGFLREWEENKENLCQQISEARRADKFIIGGWMSLFERMQYLRGTEDLYCDIALEEPEMFQMIDFVMDFMRAYTDRWLEMDIDAMAFGDDWGTQISLLIAPDSWKTIFKPLYKELIDKIKAAGKKVFFHSDGYILELYPEMIELGVDAINSQLWCMGVEKVAEKYAGKITFWGEISRQNTLPLGTPEDVRKCAEIMKKNLFVNGGGLIGQSEINRDVPLENIEALLDAWN, from the coding sequence ATGACAAGTAAAGAACGAGTGCTGAGAACACTAGAGTTTCAAAATCCCGACCGCATACCGGTAGATTTATGGGTACTGCCCGCCGCAAAAATGCATTATGGCAGCAAACTGGATGAAATATGTTCCAAACACAATCGGGATATTGTCTCTTTAGTCGGTCCGTATGACCACGGTTATACTCCCGAATACTATCAGCTTGGTACATATATTGACCCTTGGGGCAGTGAATGGACTAATATTCAAGCAGGTATTATCGGTGAAGTAAAAAACCCTGTTTTCAGTGATTATGATAAATTAGATGGCTATACAGCCCCCATTGAAGGCTTTTTACGTGAATGGGAAGAAAACAAAGAAAACCTCTGCCAACAAATCAGTGAGGCACGCAGAGCCGATAAATTTATTATCGGCGGCTGGATGAGCCTGTTTGAGAGAATGCAGTATCTGCGCGGCACAGAAGACCTTTATTGCGATATTGCATTGGAAGAACCTGAGATGTTCCAGATGATCGATTTTGTTATGGATTTTATGCGTGCATACACAGACCGCTGGCTTGAGATGGATATTGATGCAATGGCGTTTGGTGATGACTGGGGAACTCAAATCAGCCTGCTGATAGCGCCCGACAGCTGGAAAACTATTTTCAAGCCGCTTTACAAAGAACTTATCGATAAAATTAAAGCAGCAGGCAAAAAAGTATTTTTCCACAGCGATGGGTACATTTTAGAGCTGTACCCCGAAATGATTGAATTGGGTGTGGATGCAATTAATTCACAGCTATGGTGTATGGGTGTAGAAAAAGTGGCGGAAAAATATGCGGGTAAAATCACCTTTTGGGGTGAAATCAGCCGCCAGAATACCTTGCCCCTTGGTACCCCCGAAGATGTGCGCAAATGTGCAGAAATTATGAAGAAGAACCTTTTTGTAAACGGTGGCGGTTTGATTGGGCAGAGTGAAATCAACCGTGATGTGCCGCTGGAAAATATAGAAGCACTGTTAGACGCATGGAATTAA
- a CDS encoding ABC transporter permease: MKTASFNFQKFLKTYVMEIVLVIISICIAFSAPGFLTAANLLNILRNTSLKGVIAFGMTMVIICGEIDLSISSTVAMSGIITALVSGKLASAGIMPMEYGVILGVLLAMIVAALVGTFNGWVRTKFNIPTFIITLAMMNVLYGLSAILSKGFPVTTLPAWFSVLGAGQIAGIPVPAIILIIVFALIHIVMQYTKFGRSVYAAGGNPESARLSGVNVKRVKIVVMIAVQVLAALGGIMCSSQVMSGAHNFGKGWEMDVIASVIIGGASMNGGIGKVRGTFVGLIFLGVLMNGMTLLNINEYIQYVVRGGLILAAVLVNTLQSVHKK; this comes from the coding sequence ATGAAAACTGCAAGCTTTAATTTTCAAAAGTTTTTAAAAACTTATGTTATGGAAATTGTACTCGTGATTATCAGCATCTGCATCGCCTTTTCTGCTCCCGGCTTTTTAACGGCGGCAAATCTGCTTAATATTTTGCGCAATACCTCATTAAAAGGCGTTATTGCATTTGGTATGACAATGGTTATTATCTGCGGCGAAATTGACCTTTCCATTTCGTCTACCGTAGCTATGTCGGGTATTATTACCGCACTGGTTTCAGGCAAGCTTGCCTCAGCGGGCATTATGCCTATGGAGTATGGAGTGATATTGGGTGTTTTGCTTGCAATGATCGTTGCTGCACTGGTCGGTACCTTTAATGGATGGGTAAGAACGAAGTTTAATATTCCTACCTTTATTATTACTTTGGCAATGATGAATGTACTGTATGGTTTATCGGCTATTCTTTCCAAAGGTTTCCCTGTCACCACTTTACCTGCTTGGTTCAGCGTACTGGGTGCCGGCCAAATTGCAGGCATTCCTGTACCCGCAATTATTTTGATTATTGTATTTGCTTTAATACATATAGTAATGCAATATACCAAATTTGGGCGCTCTGTATATGCGGCGGGCGGTAACCCGGAATCGGCAAGATTATCGGGTGTAAATGTAAAGCGAGTTAAAATTGTAGTTATGATAGCGGTTCAGGTGCTTGCGGCTTTGGGTGGTATTATGTGTTCATCGCAGGTTATGTCGGGTGCCCACAACTTTGGTAAAGGCTGGGAGATGGATGTTATCGCCTCGGTTATCATAGGCGGAGCAAGTATGAACGGCGGTATTGGTAAAGTACGCGGTACCTTTGTAGGGCTTATTTTTCTGGGAGTACTGATGAACGGTATGACTTTGCTTAATATTAACGAATATATACAATACGTAGTTCGTGGCGGTTTGATTTTAGCAGCAGTACTGGTAAATACTCTGCAATCGGTTCATAAAAAATAA
- a CDS encoding sugar ABC transporter ATP-binding protein, with protein MSVLRAENITKNYPGTVALDNVSVAFESGKVHAFIGKNGSGKSTLVKVFSGAIEPSAGCFYLDDEKITLSNPQEAIEKGISTVYQELSLIPGLTVAENIFMGRLPMKGPIIDWKKTYEMAQKILDDLNVNISPKQLVADLSMWQCQMIEIVKAMSTYPKVLLLDEPTSSLANHETELLFEMIRNLKKKDVIIIYISHRLQELWEIADTCTVLRDGKFIGKTIMKETSHKQLVNMMFGDVEIKTRPDDLTVGDKPVLQINNLCRKGVFEDITFEVREKEVLGIAGMLGSGRTELLKSIFGADHFDSGEIIFKGKKITNPNPVKMRNAGFALTPEDRKNEGLIQIMPVYGNLCVASLDYIAKGAFIRKNKEQEYVRRQVKDLQIKVPDVHQPVSSLSGGNQQKVVVGNWLNTNPQIMFFDEPSRGIDVNAKQQIFQIIWDQSRKGVSSIMVSSELEELIEVCHRILIMKDGKIVGEVKPEDVTVQDLYALCMGND; from the coding sequence ATGAGTGTTTTGAGAGCCGAGAATATCACCAAAAATTATCCCGGTACTGTAGCACTTGATAATGTCTCTGTTGCGTTTGAAAGCGGCAAGGTGCATGCTTTTATCGGAAAAAACGGTTCGGGTAAATCCACATTGGTGAAGGTGTTTTCGGGAGCCATCGAACCTTCCGCAGGATGTTTTTATCTGGATGATGAAAAAATCACACTGTCGAACCCTCAGGAGGCTATTGAAAAAGGAATTTCCACTGTTTATCAAGAGCTAAGCCTGATACCCGGCCTGACGGTTGCCGAAAACATTTTTATGGGCAGGCTGCCTATGAAAGGCCCCATCATCGACTGGAAAAAGACTTATGAGATGGCACAGAAAATTTTGGATGACCTAAATGTAAATATTTCGCCAAAGCAGTTGGTTGCTGATTTGAGCATGTGGCAGTGCCAGATGATTGAAATTGTAAAGGCAATGAGCACCTACCCCAAGGTGTTGCTGTTGGATGAACCAACTTCTTCGCTTGCAAACCACGAAACAGAACTTCTGTTTGAAATGATTCGCAATTTAAAGAAAAAAGATGTCATTATCATTTACATATCACATCGTTTACAAGAATTGTGGGAAATCGCAGATACCTGTACGGTTTTACGTGACGGAAAATTTATTGGCAAAACAATCATGAAAGAAACATCGCACAAGCAGCTGGTAAACATGATGTTCGGCGATGTTGAAATAAAAACAAGACCGGATGACTTAACGGTAGGCGATAAGCCTGTTTTACAAATTAACAATCTTTGCAGAAAAGGCGTTTTTGAAGACATTACCTTTGAGGTACGCGAAAAAGAAGTGTTGGGCATAGCAGGCATGCTCGGTTCGGGCAGAACGGAGCTGTTAAAATCTATTTTCGGTGCCGATCATTTTGACAGCGGTGAAATTATATTTAAGGGTAAAAAGATTACGAATCCCAATCCGGTTAAAATGCGCAATGCCGGCTTTGCCCTTACCCCCGAAGACCGTAAAAACGAAGGGCTTATTCAAATTATGCCTGTTTACGGCAACCTTTGTGTAGCAAGCCTCGATTACATTGCCAAAGGTGCTTTTATACGCAAAAACAAAGAGCAGGAATATGTACGCCGTCAGGTGAAGGATTTGCAAATCAAAGTGCCGGATGTACATCAGCCGGTTTCATCGCTTTCAGGCGGTAACCAGCAAAAAGTAGTTGTGGGCAACTGGCTTAACACCAACCCGCAAATCATGTTTTTCGATGAGCCGTCCCGCGGTATTGATGTAAACGCCAAACAGCAGATTTTCCAAATTATTTGGGACCAGTCGCGCAAAGGTGTTTCAAGCATCATGGTGTCCTCCGAGCTTGAAGAGCTGATTGAGGTTTGCCACCGCATTTTGATCATGAAGGATGGAAAAATCGTAGGCGAAGTAAAACCCGAGGATGTTACGGTACAGGACCTTTATGCATTATGCATGGGTAACGACTGA
- a CDS encoding substrate-binding domain-containing protein, whose protein sequence is MKKIIALLLAGTMTLSMSACGAKPAASEAAPAESASAETASSEAAPAEKEITVAGVVFQEDQFMKLMQKGYEEAAKNLGVKCMVSNTNNDQAKEAELINTYVSQKIDGIAIAPLNDQSSMQALKAASEKGLEISVGNTKLKDAPFVCGGYTSDNYMLGQQTGEMAKKFIEEKLGGKARVAVVQFKSQLPTQSTERMNGFVDQLKDLPNVEIVADQDAWMQDQAVQVVGDLLTANDAKGGIDIVWAANDGGTIGAVMAVKNAGKAGKTFVFGTDAAEQQVAMIKSDDNILQCVTGQDPFQIGYNTMEVLIKAIRGEKGEYGKETIVPGIVLSRSDIAAVDAFATVLAEKTK, encoded by the coding sequence AACCTGCTGCATCCGAAGCTGCCCCCGCAGAAAGTGCATCAGCCGAAACTGCATCTTCAGAAGCTGCCCCCGCTGAAAAAGAAATTACGGTAGCAGGTGTTGTGTTCCAAGAAGATCAGTTTATGAAACTAATGCAAAAAGGCTACGAAGAGGCTGCGAAAAACCTTGGCGTAAAATGCATGGTAAGCAATACTAACAACGACCAGGCAAAAGAGGCAGAACTCATTAACACCTATGTTTCACAAAAAATTGACGGCATTGCAATTGCACCTCTAAACGATCAATCCTCGATGCAGGCATTGAAAGCAGCGAGTGAAAAAGGGCTTGAAATTTCAGTTGGCAATACCAAGCTGAAAGATGCACCTTTTGTTTGCGGAGGCTATACCTCTGATAACTACATGCTTGGCCAGCAAACCGGCGAGATGGCTAAAAAATTTATAGAGGAAAAACTCGGCGGCAAAGCAAGGGTTGCAGTTGTACAGTTTAAATCTCAGCTTCCCACTCAGTCTACCGAACGTATGAATGGTTTTGTTGACCAGCTCAAAGACCTGCCCAATGTCGAAATCGTTGCAGATCAGGATGCGTGGATGCAAGATCAGGCAGTGCAGGTAGTAGGCGATTTGCTGACCGCAAACGATGCAAAAGGCGGCATTGACATTGTTTGGGCTGCAAACGATGGCGGTACGATTGGTGCTGTTATGGCAGTAAAAAATGCAGGCAAAGCAGGCAAAACCTTTGTATTTGGTACCGACGCAGCAGAACAGCAGGTTGCTATGATTAAATCTGACGATAACATTTTGCAGTGTGTAACCGGTCAAGACCCATTCCAGATTGGTTATAATACGATGGAAGTACTAATTAAAGCAATCAGAGGCGAAAAAGGCGAATACGGCAAAGAAACAATTGTTCCGGGTATCGTTCTTTCTCGTAGTGATATTGCAGCAGTAGATGCATTTGCTACTGTGCTTGCAGAAAAAACCAAATAA